A DNA window from Solanum lycopersicum chromosome 3, SLM_r2.1 contains the following coding sequences:
- the LOC138347386 gene encoding uncharacterized protein: protein MDPLKYIFQKAMPTGKLSKWQMLLSEFDIMYVTPKAIKAQDLADHLTEYPIDEEYEPLKTYFHDQEVSFVGENIFEAYPGWRLFFDGAENHQGKDGHRHECLRVVRYWRLRSVDSSSSRRMGVKNPKFMPYVQYVQKLCKDFAIEFRHTPKIQNELVDALATIYSMIKHPDTYYIDSLYIELKEHPGHCSDVEAEPNGLPLYFDIKKYLECGTYPEDATSN, encoded by the exons ATGGATCCACTGAAGTATATCTTCCAGAAGGCGATGCCGACTGGAAAGTTATCTAAGTGGCAAATGTTGTTGAGTGAATTTGACATTATGTATGTGACTCCAAAAGCGATAAAGGCACAGGATTTGGCTGATCATCTTACAGAATATCCCattgatgaagagtatgaaccacttaagacttattttcacgatcaagaagtgtcatttgtgggtgaaaatatttttgaagcatatccaggttggagattattctttgatggagcggAAAATCATCAAGGTAAAG ATGGCCATCGGCATGAATGTTTACGAGTTGTTCGTTATTGGAGACTCAGATCTGttgattcatcaagttcaaggagaatgggcgTGAAGAACCCAAAGTTTATGCCTTACGTACAGTATGTACAAAAGTTGTGCAAAGATTTCGCAATCGAGTTTAGACATACTCCCAAAATACAGAATGAGTTGGTTGATGCTCTCGCCACAATCTATTCTATGATTAAACATCCGGATACATATTATATTGATTCTCTGtatatagagttgaaagaacatcCAGGTCATTGTTCTGATGTTGAAGCAGAACCAAACGGTTTGCCtttgtattttgatataaagaagtatttggAGTGTGGAACTTATCCCGAAGATGCTACATCCAATTAG